In one window of Arachis ipaensis cultivar K30076 chromosome B06, Araip1.1, whole genome shotgun sequence DNA:
- the LOC110263865 gene encoding uncharacterized protein LOC110263865 → MDDFSVRVHHRGRFCSDKGKNEYIDGEVTTVDWCDRDRWSVIEAYDVVEKLGYIAENIGVLWYKDTELGLEGLKLLKGDEEAMEMAKIGVEKKVVDLYVVHKASIPDDFCYDIGYLDVGGGSKVVEEECVDADSGPSDIRQAQNIQAEAQGGGVDMEAQMQGLVDAHLSAEEVLQNIGDGDNSEEEDDTDDPDYEADSDLHFSDSEDDYCGDDGLFDVDITIGEMHQDIRKSKKSKSAVEKLKKTQKVAAGKRKSSRLSDDEGLNSDELEEVSSEDDEASKKKFPVHKELKDMSKYKWEAGTLYATREEFKEAVTSYAVHTGRNIKFPVVDNVRVRAKCGDGCEWFAYAVKMANEDSWQLRIVNDHHSCNTVFDIKVMKSKWLAKVFRRKVEENPKLKLGTIQSRTLRKGNVQISRAKAFRISRAKAFRAKQIALVDINGTFREQYRRLYDYCHELLRTNPGSSVKLHVQLPPAAQTEHPNTTVDLSPRFHRIYICLKACKESFMKCRPMIGLDGCFLKTPYGGWLLVALGWDPNDQMLPIAYAVVEAETKDSWTWFLSNLIDDIGADKLLRSTFMSDQQKLVMWLMH, encoded by the exons ATGGATGATTTCAGTGTTAGAGTTCATCACAGGGGTAGGTTTTGTAGTGATAAGGGAAAAAATGAGTATATTGATGGTGAGGTGACAACGGTTGACTGGTGTGACAGAGATAGATGGAGTGTTATAGAAGCTTATGATGTGGTTGAAAAACTTGGGTACATTGCTGAAAACATTGGGGTACTGTGGTATAAAGATACTGAATTAGGATTAGAAGGGTTGAAGTTGTTGAAAGGTGATGAAGAAGCAATGGAAATGGCAAAGATAGGAGTTGAAAAAAAGGTAGTTGATTTGTATGTGGTGCATAAGGCCTCAATCCCTGATGATTTTTGTTACGACATTGGTTATTTAGATGTTGGGGGTGGCAGCAAAGTTGTTGAGGAGGAGTGTGTGGATGCTGATAGTGGGCCAAGTGATATTAGACAGGCCCAAAATATTCAAGCAGAAGCCCAAGGTGGAGGGGTGGATATGGAGGCCCAAATGCAGGGATTAGTTGATGCCCATTTATCTGCTGAAGAAGTGCTACAGAATATTGGTGATGGGGACAATAGTGAAGAAGAGGATGACACTGATGACCCAGATTATGAGGCTGATTCTGATCTTCATTTTAGTGATAGTGAAGATGATTATTGTGGTGATGATGGGCTGTTTGATGTTGATATAACTATTGGGGAGATGCACCAAGATATAAGAAAGTCTAAGAAAAGTAAGAGTGCTGTCGAGAAGTTAAAGAAAACTCAAAAGGTGGCTGCTGGGAAGAGAAAGAGCTCTCGTTTAAGCGATGATGAAGGATTGAACAGTGATGAATTAGAGGAGGTATCGAGTGAGGATGATGAAGCCAGCAAGAAGAAATTTCCCGTTCACAAGGAGTTGAAGGATATGAGTAAGTATAAGTGGGAGGCTGGAACTCTCTATGCAACAAGAGAGGAGTTCAAGGAAGCTGTGACATCATATGCTGTTCATACTGGGAGAAACATAAAATTTCCAGTGGTGGACAATGTCCGGGTGAGGGCTAAGTGTGGAGATGGTTGTGAATGGTTTGCATATGCGGTGAAGATGGCCAATGAAGATAGCTGGCAGCTAAGAATAGTTAATGATCATCATTCTTGTAACACTGTATTTGACATAAAAGTGATGAAGTCGAAGTGGCTGGCGAAGGTCTTCAGGAGAAAAGTAGAAGAGAATCCGAAGTTGAAGCTGGGCACCATACAAAGTAGGACTCTTAGGAAGGGGAATGTGCAGATTTCAAGAGCAAAGGCATTTCGG ATTTCAAGAGCAAAGGCATTTCGGGCCAAGCAGATTGCACTGGTTGACATTAATGGAACTTTTAGGGAGCAGTATAGAAGACTTTACGACTATTGCCATGAGTTGCTGCGCACCAATCCTGGTTCATCTGTGAAGCTGCATGTTCAATTACCTCCAGCAGCCCAAACTGAGCACCCCAATACAACAGTTGACTTAAGTCCACGATTTCATAGGATTTATATTTGCTTAAAGGCTTGCAAGGAGAGTTTCATGAAGTGTAGGCCTATGATAGGGCTTGATGGTTGCTTTTTGAAGACACCATATGGAGGATGGCTATTGGTTGCTTTGGGGTGGGATCCGAATGACCAGATGCTACCTATAGCATATGCAGTCGTGGAGGCTGAGACAAAAGATTCATGGACGTGGTTCCTCTCAAACCTAATTGATGATATAGGAGCGGATAAATTATTACGTAGCACGTTCATGTCTGACCAACAAAAG CTAGTCATGTGGCTTATGCACTAA
- the LOC107605637 gene encoding protein DCL, chloroplastic: MRNSSPFNLLRHFLLHRHLRFTLAPPQHRAWCTAATPTTNPDPLWKEKEEEILRDIEPVVTLTKDILHSPRYKDGAQLTVEDQKIVEEMILPYHPHSEDKIGSGIESIMVDRHPHFRQSRCLFVVRTDGGWVDFSYHKCIQEYIRDKYPTHAERFIQEHFKRRKLIV; encoded by the exons ATGAGAAATTCTTCTCCTTTTAATCTTCTTCGCCATTTTCTGCTTCATCGGCACCTTCGCTTCACTCTTGCGCCGCCTCAGCATCGAGCGTGGTGCACCGCCGCCACACCGACTACAAACCCGGACCCcctgtggaaggagaaggaagaggAGATTTTGAGGGACATTGAGCCTGTGGTTACACTAACCAAAGATATTCTTCACTCTCCAAG GTACAAGGATGGGGCACAATTGACTGTTGAAGATCAGAAAATTGTAGAGGAGATGATTCTTCCATACCATCCACATTCTGAAGATAAGATTGGAAGTGGTATAGAATCCATTATG GTTGATCGTCATCCTCATTTCAGACAATCAAGGTGCCTTTTTGTTGTAAGAACTGATGGTGGCTGGGTTGACTTCTCGTATCACAAGTGCATTCAGGAATACATTAGAGATAAGTATCCAACTCATGCAGAAAGGTTTATTCAAGAGCATTTTAAACGTAGAAAATTAATTGTGTAA
- the LOC107605634 gene encoding cyclin-D3-1, with amino-acid sequence MAHHHHHQHHTDSLYCSEQHYFDDEEHDHVFLEQDMFCDDSELKTLVSKEQEQEKKLSIILCIDEWERREAVEWILRVNAYFSFSALTASLAVNYLHRFLFTFTMKKQQPWLTHLAAVACISLAAKMEETQVPLPLDLQVEDSKYVFEAKTIKKMEILVLSTLEWKMNPPTPLSFIDYITRRLKCFHFLNTCQSLLLSLLPDSRLIGYLPSVLATATMMHVVNNNVEPYLASEYQNQFLGILEINKEKLEECYNLILEVVSESGFNYKESKKRNFGSIIIPSSPSGVIDVSFSFDHHDSSNDSWEVVSANDSVSSTPNSINKKRPRTQEHTASFEQFKQ; translated from the exons ATggcacatcatcatcatcatcaacaccaCACAGATTCTTTGTACTGCTCAGAACAACATTATTTTGATGATGAGGAACATGATCATGTGTTTCTAGAACAAGACATGTTTTGTGATGATTCAGAGTTGAAAACTCTtgtttcaaaagaacaagaacaagagaagAAACTCAGCATCATTCTTTGCATTGATGAGTGGGAAAGAAGAGAAGCAGTTGAATGGATTCTTAGAGTGAATGCATATTTCTCATTCTCTGCTCTCACAGCTTCTCTTGCTGTTAACTACCTTCACAGATTCCTCTTCACCTTCACCATGAAGAAGCAGCAGCCATGGTTGACTCATCTTGCTGCAGTTGCTTGCATCTCTCTTGCTGCTAAAATGGAAGAGACCCAAGTTCCTCTTCCTCTTGATTTACAA GTGGAGGACAGCAAATATGTGTTTGAGgcaaaaacaataaagaaaatggAGATTTTGGTACTTTCAACTCTTGAGTGGAAGATGAATCCACCAACACCTCTCTCTTTCATTGATTACATCACAAGAAGACTTAAATGTTTTCACTTCCTCAACACATGTcagtctcttcttctttctctcttaccAG ATTCCAGGCTTATTGGCTATCTTCCTTCTGTGTTGGCAACTGCTACAATGATGCATGTAGTTAACAACAATGTGGAGCCTTATCTTGCATCTGAATACCAAAATCAGTTCTTGGGTATTCTTGAAATCAACAAG GAGAAGTTAGAAGAATGCTACAATCTCATATTGGAGGTTGTATCAGAGTCAGGATTCAACTACAAAGAATCCAAAAAACGCAATTTTGGATCAATTATTATTCCTAGTAGCCCAAGTGGTGTAATTGATGTGTCATTTAGCTTTGATCATCATGATAGCTCTAATGATTCATGGGAAGTAGTATCTGCTAATGATTCTGTTTCATCAACACCAAACAGCATCAACAAGAAGAGGCCTAGGACTCAAGAACACACTGCTTCCTTTGAACAATTCAAGCAATGA
- the LOC107647761 gene encoding uncharacterized protein LOC107647761: MGFGHRWRGWIKECVCSVSMSVLINGSPSKPFKMKRGLRQGDPLSPFLFVLVVDVLHRMIREAMRNSRIYPLLVGQDNIELSHLQFADDTILFCPTEEETIRNYKRLLRCFELMSRLNINFEKSSFILVNSDHLPIYYLSLYKLSKAVAEKLISLQRRFLWSKEDGRNGIPLVKWEVVMAPKKAGGLGVGDAVIRNTALLFKWWWRFSKEDCPLWKKVVCSCNNMNPSEMLCGQPVPTRGSR, from the exons ATGGGTTTTGGCCATAGATGGCGGGGGTGGATTAAGGAGTGTGTCTGCTCTGTGTCTATGTCGGTTCTTATAAATGGGTCTCCCTCTAAGCCATTCAAGATGAAAAGGGGACTACGACAAGGAGACCCTTTATCTCCTTTTCTGTTTGTGCTAGTTGTTGATGTGCTACATAGGATGATTAGGGAGGCAATGAGGAATAGCCGCATCTATCCACTTTTGGTTGGGCAGGATAATATCGAGCTATCGCACTTGCAGTTTGCAGATGACACCATTCTATTCTGCCCTACTGAGGAAGAGACTATCAGGAACTACAAGCGATTGTTGCGTTGTTTTGAGTTAATGTCTAGGTTgaatattaattttgagaagtccAGCTTCATTCTGGTTAATAGTGATCA CTTGCCTATCTACTATCTTAGCCTATACAAGTTGTCGAAGGCGGTAGCGGAGAAGTTGATCTCACTCCAAAGGCGCTTCTTGTGGAGTAAAGAGGATGGGAGAAATGGGATACCACTAGTAAAATGGGAAGTGGTGATGGCTCCGAAAAAGGCAGGTGGTCTAGGTGTTGGTGACGCAGTGATTCGGAATACAGCTTTGCtctttaagtggtggtggaggttctcGAAAGAGGATTGTCCCCTATGGAAGAAAGTCGTCTGTTCCTGTAATAACATGAATCCGTCTGAGATGCTGTGTGGTCAGCCTGTGCCTACAAGAGGGAGTCGTTAG